A segment of the Burkholderiales bacterium genome:
CTCAAGGGCACCGAAGTCGGCGTCATGTATACCGACACCAGCGGCGCCAATGCCTGCGGCTATGGCCGCTTCGACGAGACTGGTGTGGCAGGCGGCGCGCCTTGTGTGGGCGTATTCCCGAAAAACATAGCCGATAGCCACGTCACCGTCTGGCTGAAGCGGACGTTCTGACAGGGATGGAAAATCATGAAACTCGTTACCGCAATCATCAAACCATTCAAGCTCGACGAAGTGCGCGAGGCGCTGTCGGAAATCGGCGTGCAGGGCATCACCGTGACCGAGGTCAAGGGCTTCGGCCGGCAGAAAGGCCATACCGAACTCTATCGCGGCGCCGAATACGTCGTCGACTTCCTGCCCAAGGTCAAGATCGAAGCAGCGATCAAAACCGAATTGCTCGATCAGGTCATCGAAGCGATCGAGAAATCGGCCAACACCGGCAAGATCGGCGACGGCAAGGTATTCGTCTTCGATCTCGAACAGGTTGTACGCATCCGCACCGGCGAGACCGGCGCCGAAGCGCTATAGGGAGAATTCAAAATGAGAAAAATTTTACTGCTGGTCGCCTTCTGGATGGCGTTTGTAACGGCGCTGCCGGTGTTCGCTCAGACCGCGGCGCCCGATGCGCCCGCGGCCGGTCCGGCGGTAACTGGAGTGGCGCCCGCGGCCGACGCGGCAGCCGCGCCTGCGGCCGCGCCAGTCGCCAATAAAGGCGATACGTCGTGGATGATCGTCGCCACGGTGCTCGTCATCCTGATGATCATCCCCGGCCTCGCATTGTTCTATGGCGGCCTGGTACGATCGAAAAACGCGTTGTCGGTGCTGATGCAGGTATTCATAGTGTTCTGCCTGATCGCCGTGTTATGGAGCTTGTACGGCTACAGCATTGCTTTTTCCGAGGGCAACGCGTTCTTCGGCGGCTTGAGCAAGGCGTTTCTGAAGGGCATCACACCGGATTCGGTCGCCGCCACGTTCAGTAAAGGTGTGGTCGTTCCGGAACTGATTTATGTCGCCTTCCAGTTGACGTTTGCCGCGATCACGCCTGCGCTGATCATCGGCGCGTTTGCCGAGCGCATGAAGTTTTCGGCCGTATTGCTGTTCGTCGTGCTGTGGTTCAC
Coding sequences within it:
- the glnK gene encoding P-II family nitrogen regulator encodes the protein MKLVTAIIKPFKLDEVREALSEIGVQGITVTEVKGFGRQKGHTELYRGAEYVVDFLPKVKIEAAIKTELLDQVIEAIEKSANTGKIGDGKVFVFDLEQVVRIRTGETGAEAL